A portion of the Bombus pascuorum chromosome 8, iyBomPasc1.1, whole genome shotgun sequence genome contains these proteins:
- the LOC132909869 gene encoding collagen alpha-1(I) chain-like, producing MGPKALRLAAAFAVIQLLLPQVHSIRTKLRKQRSKPLQAQQAANGDYDYDYYEGYDDYDDRNETTTTTAPSLPVTSSVNTASRGELPTETLQTFYRPGLSTDVPTQATIRTFSQVGILPNEVQTTPEQNHASPTEIVPGESNVISAVAVPGPRGEPGRPGDMGRPGDTGFPGHPGSPGIPGPPGPPGPIPDVSMYYQQLALSQANQDKGPTGAAAPLYGPEAYLQMQTGPIGPRGPSGPPGPPGPQGFQGVRGEPGEPGTLGPPGAPGPRGLAGLPGKDGNTGEDGEPGPPGSVGPVGPRGLPGMPGLPGVKGHRGFPGLDGAKGEQGVSGEKGSMGVPGPMGHLGPMGPAGPRGERGREGPPGPPGIRGVDGIAGPPGQPGTVGKPGSPGFPGSPGVKGDQGAQGPKGSQGIQGPRGETGRPGQPGESGPQGPQGKDGIPGEKGSTGAPGLVGAPGFPGARGQPGIPGNPGVPGAKGMPGLSGERGFKGDSGAKGDSGTPGPRGLPGPPGNEGKRGKRGMRGPIGTSGPAGERGAPGAPGLPGPDGPMGPKGQSGDRGPIGPMGLRGANGDPGRPGSPGLQGTRGLMGRPGAPGKPGNPGDRGIQGADGKPGEQGPAGLQGLPGPIGLPGEKGYPGEPGKAGEPGNPGPPGPRGDTGKEGAPGPQGSPGPSGIDGERGPPGSPGPRGFQGFPGVTGNPGTPGKDGESGVQGPPGPPGIPGNRGERGFPGERGTPGGPGLTGPRGEPGAQGLDGPPGLPGAKGDRGISGPPGLVGLPGLRGATGESGPKGERGSSGPPGPEGPPGRIGERGPQGQIGSPGPPGEPAERGDPGLPGPPGEVGAPGNPGERGPQGLQGLQGFPGPQGLIGLPGLKGDRGYPGLKGDQGNPGLAGSPGETGPQGLVGLTGAKGVRGEPGARGEPGIMGPPGVPGIVGATGPPGAIGPSGPPGLPGSKGNIGETGRAGNPGPIGNPGSPGADGNKGESGSQGPPGTPGPQGPQGSPGERGLPGLPGPSGPIGARGIRGAPGESGVSGKPGPEGPPGPPGQVGPIGPHGPSGEIGAEGPSGKPGPPGIAGRPGDKGPPGAVGQTGLPGSPGLPGPPGQAGAPGSTGERGPKGETGPQGVEGQQGPRGKPGPIGLEGPKGDRGEEGQKGAKGHRGFTGLQGLPGPTGLPGEKGIPGLPGLPGKDGESGPRGSPGRDGSPGPIGLTGNPGPKGPSGEEGRHGPPGPPGPPGPPGPPGELGLGYDAASLAALLGQGQTKGPDPLVGDEPPRMFSQDMTEEERKELILKAYKQLKSSFQKFVKPDGGKSSPAKTCRDLYTAYPDKLSGEYWIDPNEGDTRDAILVYCDAKKRATCLLPNPVRSPEINYITDQPETWLSEIENGMKITYKADSNQIGFLQLLSRHAYQNIIYHCKNSIGYFDSERKTYRKGMKFLTWNDVELTPRGNQRLRYEMITDECRTYNGQWGKTVISYETDKPVRLPIIDVALRDIGKPDQSFSIEIGTVCYE from the exons ATGGGGCCGAAGGCCCTTCGGTTAGCCGCGGCGTTCGCCGTCATCCAACTTCTTTTGCCGCAGGTTCATTCCATACGGACCAAACTCAGGAAACAACGGTCCAAGCCGCTGCAAGCTCAACAAGCCGCGAATGGTGATTACGATTACGACTATTACGAGGGTTACGATGACTACGATGATAGAAATG AAACTACAACTACAACTGCGCCATCACTACCTGTTACATCTAGCGTCAATACTGCAA GTAGGGGTGAATTACCGACGGAGACATTGCAAACTTTCTACAGACCTGGACTGTCTACAGATGTACCAACGCAAGCGACAATTCGAACTTTCAGTCAAG TCGGTATATTACCAAACGAAGTGCAAACAACACCAGAACAAAATCATGCA TCACCGACAGAGATTGTTCCTGGTGAAAGTAACGTGATTAGCGCGGTCGCTGTTCCTGGACCCAgg GGGGAACCTGGTCGACCTGGAGATATGGGTCGTCCGGGAGATACTGGATTTCCAGGACATCCTGGATCTCCGGGAATTCCGGGACCTCCGGGGCCACCAGGGCCTATACCTGAC GTATCAATGTATTATCAACAATTAGCTTTATCTCAAGCAAATCAAGATAAAGGACCGACGGGAGCAGCAGCACCTTTGTATGGTCCAGAAGCCTATTTACAAATGCAAACTGGTCCTATCGGACCGCGTGGTCCATCAG GTCCACCTGGACCACCCGGACCGCAGGGTTTTCAAGGAGTACGAGGAGAACCTGGTGAACCTGGTACTTTGGGTCCTCCAGGAGCGCCAGGTCCCAGAGGATTAGCTGGTTTACCGGGAAAGgat gGTAATACCGGTGAAGATGGAGAACCTGGTCCTCCAGGATCGGTTGGTCCAGTCGGACCAAGAGGTCTACCGGGGATGCCTGGTCTTCCTGGTGTAAAAGGACACCGAGGTTTTCCAGGGTTAGATGGTGCAAAAGGAGAACAAGGTGTATCTGGTGAAAAAGGATCCATGGGCGTACCTGGACCGATGGGACATCTAGGCCCGatg gGCCCTGCAGGTCCACGTGGTGAAAGAGGTAGAGAAGGTCCTCCTGGACCTCCGGGAATTAGAGGAGTGGATGGTATTGCTGGGCCCCCTGGTCAACCT GGTACGGTAGGTAAACCAGGTTCTCCTGGATTTCCAGGTAGTCCAGGTGTAAAAGGAGATCAAGGAGCACAAGGACCAAAAGGAAGCCAAGGCATACAAGGCCCCCGag GTGAAACTGGTCGTCCTGGTCAACCTGGTGAATCAGGACCACAGGGTCCCCAGGGAAAAGATGGAATACCTGGAGAAAAGGGAAGTACAGGAGCACCTGGTTTAGTTGGTGCTCCAGGTTTCCCTGGAGCTCGCGGACAACCTGGAATACCTGGCAATCCTGGTGTTCCAGGAGCGAAAGGCATGCct GGACTTTCAGGTGAAAGAGGATTCAAAGGTGATAGTGGAGCTAAAGGTGATTCAGGAACTCCAGGGCCACGTGGTTTGCCTGGTCCTCCTGGGAACGAGGGTaaacgaggaaaaagaggaatGCGCGGACCAATTGGTACATCCGGTCCTGCCGGAGAACGTGGAGCACCAGGCGCACCAGGTCTTCCGGGACCTGATGGTCCCATGGGACCCAAAG GTCAGTCTGGGGATCGTGGACCAATTGGACCAATGGGGCTCAGAGGAGCTAACGGAGATCCTGGTCGCCCAGGATCTCCCGGTTTACAG ggTACACGTGGTTTAATGGGTCGCCCTGGTGCTCCCGGGAAACCAGGAAACCCAGGAGACCGAGGAATTCAAGGTGCTGATGGAAAACCAGGTGAACAAGGTCCAGCTGGATTACAAGGTTTACCTGGTCCAATAGGTCTCCCAGGAGAAAAGGGATATCCG GGTGAACCAGGAAAAGCTGGTGAGCCAGGAAATCCTGGACCACCTGGTCCTAGAGGTGATACGGGAAAGGAAGGAGCACCAGGACCTCAAGGTTCACCTGGACCATCAGGAATAGATGGTGAACGGGGACCTCCAGGATCTCCAGGTCCTAGAGGTTTTCAG GGTTTTCCGGGCGTTACTGGTAATCCAGGAACACCAGGAAAAGATGGAGAATCAGGTGTTCAAGGACCACCTGGTCCACCAGGTATTCCTGGAAATAGAGGTGAACGAGGATTTCCTGGTGAAAGAGGTACACCAGGAGGACCAGGATTAACAGGACCAAGAGGAGAACCAGGTGCACAAGGATTAGATGGACCGCCC GGATTACCTGGAGCAAAAGGAGATCGAGGAATTTCAGGACCACCTGGATTAGTAGGATTGCCTGGCTTACGAGGAGCTACGGGAGAGTCAGGTccaaaaggagaaagaggatCTAGCGGACCGCCTGGCCCTGAAGGACCTCCAG GACGGATTGGAGAGCGTGGACCACAAGGTCAAATTGGCTCACCGGGACCGCCGGGTGAACCAGCAGAACGAGGCGATCCTGGATTACCTGGACCTCCAGGAGAGGTAGGTGCTCCTGGCAATCCAGGAGAAAGAGGACCCCAAGGATTACAAGGACTGCAAGGCTTCCCAGGACCACAAGGACTCATTGGTTTACCAGGATTAAAGGGTGACCGTGGTTATCCAGGTTTAAAAGGAGATCAAGGAAATCCTGGTCTAGCTG GTAGCCCAGGTGAAACTGGACCACAAGGTCTAGTTGGTTTGACGGGAGCTAAAGGAGTACGAGGAGAACCAGGTGCTAGAGGAGAGCCTGGTATTATGGGACCACCAGGAGTACCAGGAATCGTTGGTGCAACG GGCCCGCCAGGGGCAATAGGACCATCAGGACCGCCTGGGTTACCAGGTAGTAAAGGTAATATCGGAGAAACAGGACGAGCCGGAAATCCCGGACCTATTGGGAATCCAGGTTCACCTGGTGCAGATGGGAATAAAGGCGAGAGTGGTTCTCAAGGACCACCAGGTACTCCTGGCCCTCAAGGTCCTCAAGGCTCTCCTGGTGAAAGAGGATTACCTGGTTTACCAGGCCCGTCTGGACCAATAGGCGCTAGAGGAATACGAGGAGCACCT GGTGAATCTGGTGTATCTGGGAAACCTGGACCAGAAGGTCCACCTGGACCTCCTGGACAAGTTGGACCAATTGGACCACATGGACCATCAGGAGAAATTGGAGCAGAAGGGCCCAGTGGTAAACCTGGACCACCTGGAATAGCAGGTCGTCCTGGAGATAAAGGACCACCGGGAGCGGTAGGACAAACGGGATTGCCCGGCTCTCCTGGTTTACCC GGACCACCTGGCCAAGCAGGTGCTCCAGGATCAACTGGAGAAAGAGGACCAAAGGGCGAAACAGGACCACAAGGTGTAGAAGGACAGCAA GGACCTAGAGGGAAACCAGGGCCTATAGGATTGGAAGGTCCTAAAGGTGATCGCGGAGAAGAAGGCCAGAAGGGTGCGAAAGGCCATCGAGGATTTACTGGTTTACAAGGTTTACCTGGGCCTACTGGTCTACCAGGGGAGAAAGGAATACCTGGACTTCCTGGGCTACCTGGGAAAGATGGCGAATCTGGACCTAGAGGTAGTCCTGGACGAGATGGCAGCCCTGGGCCAATTGGATTAACTGGCAATCCAGGACCAAAAGGTCCTTCAGGTGAAGAAGGTCGCCATGGACCACCAGGTCCTCCTGGTCCTCCAGGGCCTCCAGGTCCACCCGGTGAACTTGGATTAGGATATGATGCTGCTTCTTTAGCTGCACTTTTAG GGCAAGGTCAAACTAAAGGACCAGATCCATTAGTTGGTGATGAACCACCTAGAATGTTTAGTCAAGACAtgacagaagaagaaaggaaagaactCATTTTGAAAGCATATAAACAATTGAAATCATCATTccagaaatttgtaaaaccaGATGGTGGAAAAAGTTCACCAGCCAAAACTTGCAGGGACCTTTATACTGCTTATCCAGATAAACTTTCTG GAGAATATTGGATTGATCCTAATGAAGGTGATACAAGAGATGCAATTTTAGTGTACTGCGATGCTAAGAAACGTGCAACATGTTTATTGCCTAATCCTGTACGTTCCCCAGAAATTAACTATATTACTGATCAACCAGAAACTTGGTTAAGCGAAATAGAAAATGGAATGAAg ATTACATATAAAGCAGATAGTAATCAAATTGGCTTTTTGCAACTTCTATCGAGACATGCAtaccaaaatataatatatcactGTAAAAATAGCATAGGCTATTTTGATTCTGAGCGAAAGACGTATAGAAAaggtatgaaatttttaaccTGGAATGATGTAGAATTAACACCACGTGGAAATCAACGTCTAAGATATGAAATGATAACTGATGAATGTAGA ACATATAATGGACAATGGGGTAAAACAGTAATTTCATATGAAACTGATAAGCCTGTAAGACTACCTATAATAGATGTGGCCTTACGAGATATTGGAAAACCAGATCAAAGCTTTTCTATTGAAATCGGTACTGTTtgttatgaataa